DNA from Candidatus Binatia bacterium:
CTACCGCGGCGCTACTTCGAACTTTTCTCCCGGGCTGGCGCAGCGCAATGGGAATCTTCCGCCAGGCCTGCGAAAGCACCTGCAGCGGAACGGCATGTTGCCGCCCGGATGGCAGCAGCGCCTCGAGCCGCTTTCCGGCGACCTCGAACGGAGGCTGCAACCTTTATATAGCGGTTATGCGCGCGGCATGATCGGGCAGGACGTGGTGATCATCGAAAACAATAGCCAGCGCATCATGGACGTCATTCTCGATGTAACAGCGCGCCGCTGATTCGGCGGCAATAAAAGAAGTGATAGAGGAGATTCGCCGTGAAGAGATTGTGTACTGCTCTCGTGCTGGTTTGTTTGCTCGCGTTTCCCTTACTCGCTGCGGCACAGAGTAGCTGGGAAATCGTCCGTGCCGATTACGGCTCCGGAAACAACTGGGTGGATGTGACCGACCGTGTTCGTTCGCTGGTTCAAGGCGATTTGCTGAACTTCCGGGTGGATGGAAGTCTCCTGGGGGCGGGCTCGCGGCGTGGCCTCAACGGGGCTTTGCGGTTGCAACTGACGGACAATGCAGGGAGAAGCCGGCAGATCACCTACAGCGACAGCCAGCAGGTGAACCTGCGGATTCGCACCGCTTACCAGAGCAGCCTGCACATCAGCCGCGCCGTTTACGGGAGCGGTAACCGCTCCGTCGACGTTACCTCCCGCGTGAATTCGCAAATCGAGGGCGACCAACTCAACCTGCTGGTAAACAACGACAGCATGGGCGGCGATCCGGCTCCCGGACAGGCCAAGACTCTTACATTGGAATATGCGCTGAACGGGCGCACGAGCCAGGTCGTCATCAATGAAGGCGACACGCTGCGCCTGCCGTACGACTCCACCAGCCAGAGTAATTTGCAGATCACCCGCGCCAGGTACGGGGCGGGCAATCGGACCTCCGACGTCACCTCGCGGCTGAACTCGCAGATACAAGGAGACCAGCTCAACCTGCAGGTAAACAGCGACAGCATGGGCGGCGATCCGGCCCCCGGGCAGGCCAAGACCCTTACCGTGCAGTATGCGCTGAACGGCCAAACGAACCAGGTCGTCATCAATGAAGGCGACACGCTGCGCCTGCCGTTCGACTCCACCAGCGATCTATCGCAGAGAATCCGCTGCGAGTCGGTCCAATCCGACGGCTACGGACGCAAATACTGCGCCGCCAATACCCGCAACGGAGTCCGCCTCATCCGCCAGATCGGCGAATCCGCGTGCACCCAGGGCTCCAGCTGGGGCTATGACACTAGCGGCGTCTGGGTGGACAACGGCTGCCGTGCGGAATTCGAAATGCGTGCGAACGGCCGCTCCACCGGCGCTCTGACAACCACGATTCCGAACGGCACCGAAATCTCGGTCCGAACCAATGAGACGATCGATTCCAGGAACGCCACCGTGGGCCAGCGGTTTTCCGGCGTGATCGCCGCCGATATCCTCGACAGCTCGGGCGCGGTAATGATTCCCAGGGGTTCGGACGCCGAGCTGGTGATTCGAAGCGCCAACGGCGGGGGCATCACTTCTGGCTCGGATCTGGTGCTCGACATGAATTCCATCACGGTGTCCGGGACGAGGTATGTCGTAAGCACCGACGACCTGCAGCAGCAGGGCGGGCAGGGCGTGGGCGCGAACCGGAGGACGGCCGTCATGGTGGGCGGCGGTGCGGTCCTGGGAACGCTGATCGGCGCCATTGCGGGAGGCGGGCAAGGCGCGGCGATTGGCGCCGCCGTCGGCGCCGGCGCGGGCTTGGGCGCCGAAGTCCTGACGAAAGGTAGACAGGTGCGAGTTCCAGCCGAGACGCTTCTTAGATTCAAGCTCGATCAAGATTTGCGTTTGCAGGAGATGCGTTAGCCGGAACTGCACTTCATCGGGAGCGCAGACTCGGAAGGTCAAGGCCATGTTGCAAAGGTTGGTCAAGCGGATTTGAGGCTCTTCTGCCGCGCCGCTGTTGAAAGGAGAAACTTCATGCTCGCAACGATCGTAATTGTCATCCTGGTACTGATGCTCGTCGGAGCTCTTCCTCGATGGGATCATAGCCGACAATGGGGCTACTTCCCGAGCGGCGGCATTGGGACTGTCTTGCTGATTGTGGTGGTTCTGATCCTATTAGGCAGGCTTTAACCATCGAACGCACTTGAAAGGCGGGATCGTGACCCTGCGAGAAGCACAACGCTGCCAGAGCTGGGGCGGCGAATCGTAAGAATCACAGCCAGGGAGGCTGTAACCATGAAAAAACTACTGTTGCTAGCGGTGGTGTTGGGCCTGTGCAGTGTGGCGTGGGCACAAGAAGGCCACCAGGATTCCCTCGAACGTCTGGCCAAGGCGGGCGTGGTACTGAACGAAATCATGAGAACGCCTGACAAGGGTATCCCGCAGGAAGTATTCGAGAATGCCAAGTGCATCGCCGTCGTGCCCAACATGGTGAAGGCCGCATTCATCGTTGGCGGCAAGCACGGCCGCGGCGTCGCTACCTGCCGTACCGCCAGGGGCTGGAGCGCGCCGGCGATGATCTCCATAGGTGGCGGGAGCTGGGGCCTGCAGATTGGTGCGCAGGACATCGACCTCGTCATGACCGTGATGAATGACCAGGGCATGCAGCGCATGCTGTCAAACAAGTTCCAGGTGGGCGGCGACGCCGCCGCCGTCGCCGGCCCGGTCGGGCGCCACGCCTCTGCCGGTACGGACTGGAAAGCCGACAGCGAAATCCTTACCTATTCGCGATCCAAGGGACTGTTCGCCGGTATCTCGTTGACGGGTGCAGTCGTGCAGCAAGATGACGATTCCACCAAGGACGTTTATGGCAAGATGATCGATCAGCGGACCATCCTCAGCGGGTCGGTGGCCGCTCCGGCGGCTGCATCGTCGTTCCTGGCCGCGGTGAGAAGCGGCAGCAGGCTCTCCCGCGATAAGAAGTGAGAGCAGGCGAGAGGAAGTAGCCGAGTTCATTCGGCAGGGCTATCGCCGTCGCACCTGGCCGCGTTCTGTTAATGGAAGAGCCGGCCAGGCATTGGCAGTTTAAATTGCCGTCACCGTTCACGGAACGCGCCAGGTCGTGCTCGCGGACGACCTTAGGAGACAATTATGCTTTGGACAATCGTCGTAATTCTTTTGATCTTATGGCTTCTGGGCTTTAGCCTCCATATCGCCGGAGGACTGGTCCATATCCTGCTGGTAGTGGCACTCGTGGTGGTGGTTATCAACCTGCTGAGCGGGCGTCGGGGCGCCTGATGAAGCGGAGTTCGCGGGCCAATTCTGAAGTGCATCGAGCGACGCACGCCTGACCTCGTGAAGATGCCGGCTTCCGGGCCCATTACCGCGTCGTGCAAATCACCACGGTTGGTTCCAGAGGTGTGGCGCTGGTTAATTTCGATCTGACAAAGGTCGCACGAGAAGGGACGGGCGTGCCTTCTCGCCGCGGCAGCCAGATCCGGTTCAAGATGGAGCGCGGCCGCAGCGGCTGGAAGATCGTGGACTTTCGTCCGCTGGAGTGTTTCCAGTGAAGCAACTGTTTTGGATTGGCCTGGTGGTGATCGTCTTAGGCCTGATATCGCTCGTGCTCCCGATCCCCCACAGTGAGCGCGAAGGATTCTCAGCGGGTGGGATGTCGATGGGGATTCATAACCAGAACAGCGAAACGGTGTCGCCGATCATCAGTGCAGTGATGATTCTAGGCGGCGCCGGCATGGTGATCACGGGCAAGAGCAGGAAATAATCACACTCTTGAAAATAATCTAGGGAGCCAGGAGCTGGCTGGCCTGTAAGAGGCTGAGATCCCCGGCGACCGCGCGGAAATTCGACCGGATCTCGTATTCTTGTTTGCTGATTGTCTTGAAGAACACTACAAGTCCTGATAATTGAATATTGATCAGGGCAGTCTTCCATTGTGAAGATCCGACCTCCACACGCCCAATCTCGATTGTGCCGCCGTTGTCGATGTGCCCCAGGAGCCCATACCCAAAGTCCACGCGGTTGATGATTTGGCCCGAGAGCTTTGCCAGGCGTTTCTGCTGCGCATCGATCAGAACTACTCCGGCAAGGCTATGCACCACCCGGGCTTCGTAGGTCGGGGGTTTGTAGTTGGGGTCGGGGCGGAATTTGAGCCTCACAAACTTTCCCTCGACGCCGTCGTAGGCGTAAAGAAAAGCTGC
Protein-coding regions in this window:
- a CDS encoding DUF3395 domain-containing protein, whose protein sequence is MLAFPLLAAAQSSWEIVRADYGSGNNWVDVTDRVRSLVQGDLLNFRVDGSLLGAGSRRGLNGALRLQLTDNAGRSRQITYSDSQQVNLRIRTAYQSSLHISRAVYGSGNRSVDVTSRVNSQIEGDQLNLLVNNDSMGGDPAPGQAKTLTLEYALNGRTSQVVINEGDTLRLPYDSTSQSNLQITRARYGAGNRTSDVTSRLNSQIQGDQLNLQVNSDSMGGDPAPGQAKTLTVQYALNGQTNQVVINEGDTLRLPFDSTSDLSQRIRCESVQSDGYGRKYCAANTRNGVRLIRQIGESACTQGSSWGYDTSGVWVDNGCRAEFEMRANGRSTGALTTTIPNGTEISVRTNETIDSRNATVGQRFSGVIAADILDSSGAVMIPRGSDAELVIRSANGGGITSGSDLVLDMNSITVSGTRYVVSTDDLQQQGGQGVGANRRTAVMVGGGAVLGTLIGAIAGGGQGAAIGAAVGAGAGLGAEVLTKGRQVRVPAETLLRFKLDQDLRLQEMR
- a CDS encoding DUF3309 domain-containing protein — protein: MLATIVIVILVLMLVGALPRWDHSRQWGYFPSGGIGTVLLIVVVLILLGRL
- a CDS encoding lipid-binding SYLF domain-containing protein, giving the protein MVLGLCSVAWAQEGHQDSLERLAKAGVVLNEIMRTPDKGIPQEVFENAKCIAVVPNMVKAAFIVGGKHGRGVATCRTARGWSAPAMISIGGGSWGLQIGAQDIDLVMTVMNDQGMQRMLSNKFQVGGDAAAVAGPVGRHASAGTDWKADSEILTYSRSKGLFAGISLTGAVVQQDDDSTKDVYGKMIDQRTILSGSVAAPAAASSFLAAVRSGSRLSRDKK
- a CDS encoding lmo0937 family membrane protein; translation: MLWTIVVILLILWLLGFSLHIAGGLVHILLVVALVVVVINLLSGRRGA